In Ciconia boyciana chromosome 3, ASM3463844v1, whole genome shotgun sequence, a genomic segment contains:
- the CST7 gene encoding cystatin-F isoform X2, which produces MAVNFACSFAALCCLALWSSTRTSATDVPPPHSTMKPGFPVPMNTDNPGVRKAARFGVYRYNNSSNDLFLFKESQINKAMVQIVRGLKYMLHVEIGRTVCKKREHSSLDSCHFQSKKKLQQMLRCYFEVWMMPWIHEVYVPVALCH; this is translated from the exons ATGGCAGTGAACTTCGCCTGCAGCTTCGCTGCACTTTGCTGTTTAGCACTCTGGAGCTCCACCAGGACTTCAG CTACAGATGTACCACCACCTCATTCAACCATGAAACCTGGCTTCCCTGTCCCGATGAACACTGACAATCCTGGTGTTCGCAAGGCAGCTCGCTTTGGGGTTTACAGATACAACAACAGTTCCAATGACCTCTTTCTGTTTAAGGAATCACAAATAAACAAAGCCATGGTACAG ATTGTCAGAGGGCTGAAATACATGCTCCACGTGGAAATTGGACGCACTGTGTGTAAGAAGAGGGAGCACTCCAGCCTGGACAGCTGTCACTTCCAGAGCAAAAAAAAACTGCAACAG ATGCTGAGATGCTATTTTGAGGTCTGGATGATGCCTTGGATACATGAAGTATATGTCCCTGTTGCTCTCTGTCACTGA
- the CST7 gene encoding cystatin-F isoform X1, producing the protein MAVNFACSFAALCCLALWSSTRTSGATDVPPPHSTMKPGFPVPMNTDNPGVRKAARFGVYRYNNSSNDLFLFKESQINKAMVQIVRGLKYMLHVEIGRTVCKKREHSSLDSCHFQSKKKLQQMLRCYFEVWMMPWIHEVYVPVALCH; encoded by the exons ATGGCAGTGAACTTCGCCTGCAGCTTCGCTGCACTTTGCTGTTTAGCACTCTGGAGCTCCACCAGGACTTCAGGTg CTACAGATGTACCACCACCTCATTCAACCATGAAACCTGGCTTCCCTGTCCCGATGAACACTGACAATCCTGGTGTTCGCAAGGCAGCTCGCTTTGGGGTTTACAGATACAACAACAGTTCCAATGACCTCTTTCTGTTTAAGGAATCACAAATAAACAAAGCCATGGTACAG ATTGTCAGAGGGCTGAAATACATGCTCCACGTGGAAATTGGACGCACTGTGTGTAAGAAGAGGGAGCACTCCAGCCTGGACAGCTGTCACTTCCAGAGCAAAAAAAAACTGCAACAG ATGCTGAGATGCTATTTTGAGGTCTGGATGATGCCTTGGATACATGAAGTATATGTCCCTGTTGCTCTCTGTCACTGA